The DNA sequence CTTCGAGGCGCCGCACCGGCTGGACGACACCCTCGCCGCGATGGCCGAGGTGTTCGGCGGCGAGCGGCGGGCCGCGGTCTGCCGCGAGCTGACCAAGACCTACGAGGAGGTCCGGCGCGGCCCGCTGACCGAGCTGGCCGCCTGGGCCGCCGAGGGTGTCCGCGGCGAGATCACCGTCGTCGTGGAGGGCGCCCCCGAGAAGGGGCCGGGAGAGGTCGACGCCGACGAGCTGGTCCGCCGGGTCCGGGTCCGCGAGGAGGCGGGCGAGCGCCGCAAGGAGGCCATCGCCGCGGTCGCGGCCGAGGCCGGGCTGCCCAAGCGCGAGGTGTTCGACGCGGTCGTGGCGGCGAAAACCGCGGCGAAATCCGGCGGAGCCGGGAGATCCGGGGGCACCGGAGAAGGCGGGCCGGACGCCCGCTAGGGGCGGCCCCGGAAGCGGTAACGGAACGATTCTCACCGGTAACCGGAAGTGTTCTTCCCGAAGCCGGACGGGGACCGCTCCGGAACTCCCGGAACGCTCGGAAGCGCCCCCTCCGGGAATCCGGAAGCCCACCCCCGGCCGGTTTACCGGGAGGCACCCCTTCGGAACTGCGGAAACAGTCCGCCGGACCCCTGCGGGTGCCCGGAACCGCAGGTACCGGCCCCGGAATGGCCTGGACCGGAGCCCCCGGCCGGGCCCCTCGCGAAATGCCGGCCGCCGCGCCCCGCCGTAAAGTAAAGGGCTGGAGCGAAAAGCAAAGGTCAGACCTCGCTCCCGGGCTCTTCGGGCATGTAGCGGTTAAGTTTGCCCCAATTCGAGGAATGGGCTGCTGCGTCGACGCGGGAATGGGCGTTCCCTGGTTGTGGGACGTCCGATCCCGATGAACGTCCGAACGGACCGGGAAATGTCCGGAGGACAAGAGGAGCTGCCATGAGCGAGACCGCAGGGACCTCACGAGGCGTGGAGTCCGGCACCGCCATCCGCACCGCGACGGAGACCGGTGCGCCGGCCGTCCGGACGGCGCACGACACGGTGCACGAGTCCTACGCCTTCGCCTGCATGAGGTGCGCGCACAGCTGGGAACAGTCGTACGAAATAGAGCACCACGTGGACCACGAGGGCCGGCCCTTCGTCACGTACCACACGGACGGCGACCGTGTCCCGTCCCCGCTCACCCGCCCCACCTGCCCCAACTGCGGGGAGCACCTCGTCCGCATCATGCGCTCGGGGCAGGTCTCCCAGATCGCGGACGCCCTGCACCTGGCCTCCCGGACGACGGTGTCGCCGGCCTCCCCGGCCGGGCCGTTCATGAGCGGCGGCATCCCCGTCGGCAACGAGCAGCGGCGCGCCCCCCGGGAACCGCGGCACTGGCACCTCTCCGACCTGCTGCACCCCTTCCACCGCAAGTAGGCGGGTTGTCGGGGGCGGGGAACCCGACCCGGGCACGGCCCGGGGGCGGTCCCTAGAATCCCGACCATGGCGGCGAATGCATCGAACAGCGGCACGGCGGACGGCGGGCGGAAGAAGAACGACGAAAAGGACGTCCCTCCGCCCCCGCCGGCGCCGCTGAACGTGCCCGTGGCCGACTCGCACACCCATCTGGACATGCAGGGCGGCACGGTCGCCGGAGCACTGGCCAAGGCCGCCGCCGTCGGGGTCACGACGGTGATCCAGGTGGGGTGCGACCTGGCCGGTTCGCGCTGGGCCGCCGAGACGGCCGCCGCCCACGACGCCGTCTGGGCCACCGTGGCCCTGCACCCCAACGAAGCGCCCCGGATCGTCCTGGGAGATCCCGACGGCTGGTCCCGGCAGGGCGCCCGTGAGCCCGGCGGTGACGCCGCCCTCGACGCGGCCTTGGACGAGATCGACGCCCTGGCCGCCCTGGACCACGTCCGCGGCGTGGGGGAGACCGGCCTGGACTTCTTCCGTACCGGCCCGGAGGGCGTCGCCGCGCAGGAGCGCTCGTTCCGCCGGCATATCGCCATCGCCAAACGGCACGGCAAGGCCCTCGTCATCCACGACCGGGACGCGCACGACGACGTCCTGCGGGTGCTCGCCGAGGAGGGGGCGCCCGAGACGGTCGTCTTCCACTGCTTCTCCGGCGACGCGGCGATGGCCAAGGTCTGCGCCGAGGCCGGCTACTACCTCTCCTTCGCCGGGAACGTCACCTTCAAGAACGCCCAGCCGCTGCGCGACGCCCTGGCGGCCGCCCCCCTCGACCGGATCCTCGTCGAGACCGACGCGCCGTTCCTCACCCCCGTCCCGTATCGCGGACGGCCCAACGCGCCGTACCTCATTCCGGTCACTCTCCGGGCGATGGCCGCGGTGAAGGGCGTGGACGAGGACGCCCTGGCCACGGCGGTCGCGGCGAATACCGCACGCGCGTTCCAGTACTGACCCCCGGATCCCGACGACACAGGGTGACGGGCGGGCTTGGGAGAGTCACCCCCGCTCCGCTACAGTCCCGGTCCCGTCAGTCCGGACCCAGTGGAGTGTCGTGAGCCATCCGCAGGGCAGCCCCCACGCCGCGCGCCGCGGTGCGGCCGAGCCGCCGCCGTACGGGCCGTACGCGCCCCACGGCGACTACGGCCAGCCCGACCCGTACGGGCCCCACGGGGGCCTGGGCGGGCACGGGCTGGGGAGCCGGCCCGGCCAGGGGCAGGGCCAGGGCGGCTCCGGGACGTACGCCGGCTACGAGGCGTACGTGCCCCGGCAGACCTCCGCGCCGCCCGGTACGGCCGCGCCGCCGCCCTCCGCCACGGTGCTCACCGGCGTCGTCCACCCCTCGTACGACGGTCACCCGTACGAGGGGTACGCGCCCGCCGTCGCCGTCCCCTCCGCGGAGGACGAACCGGAGGACACCTTCCGGAGCGGCCCGTTCAGCGCCCTCGACGACGAGCCCGACGGCGAGCCCCCCGACGACCTCCACGGCGAGACGCCGCCCCCCGGCCGGGCGAGCGCCCGCAGGGCCGGGCGCCGCAAGCGGGCCGCGCGGGCGGCCCCCCGGCAGGGCGGCGACCCGCTGCGCCGGCTGCTCCCGCAGGCCCTGGTGGTCGCCTTCCTGGCCGGCGGCACCTCCGCGTTCGTCGCCGGCGACAAGGCCGTCCAGCTCAGCGTCGACGGCACCCCGCGCACCCTGCACACCTTCGCGGACGACGTCGAGGAGCTGCTGGCCGACGAGGGCATGGCGGTCGGCGAGCACGACATCGTCGCCCCCGGCCGCCATCACGACCTGGCCTCCGGGGACCGGGTCATCGTCCGCTACGGCCGCCCGGTCACCCTCACCCTCGACGGCGAGCGCCGCCAGGTGTGGACCACCGCCCGGACCGTGGACGGCGCCCTGCGTCAGCTCGGCGTCCGGGCCGAGGGCGCCTATCTGTCCGCCTCCCGCTCCGCGCCCATCGGCCGGCACGGCCTGAACCTGGACGTCCGCACCGAGCGGACCCTCACCTTCATGGCCGACGGCCGCACCCGCACCATCCGCACCAACGCCGCGACCGTCCGCGAGGCCATCGCCCAGGCCGGGATCACCCTCGACGGCGAGGACACCGCCTCCGTCGACCCCGACAGCTTCCCGCGCGACGGCCAGACCGTCTCGATCATGCGCATCACCGGCGGCCGCGAGGTCCGCGAGGTGCCGATCGACTTCACCACCGAGCGCCACGACGACCCCCACCTCGCCAAGGGCACCGAGGTCGTCGCCCAGCGCGGCGAGAAGGGCGTCGAACGCATCACCTACGCGCTCCGCACCGTCAACGGCGTCCGCCAGAAACCGCGCAAGATCTCCTCCGAGATCGTCCGCAAGCCCCGCACCCAGATCATCAAGGTGGGCACCAAGAAGCTGCCCAGCACCGTGCAGGGCGCGGAGGGCCTGAACTGGCACGGACTCGCCCAGTGCGAGGCCGGCGGGCGGCCGGACGCGGTGGACCCGTCGGGCACCTACGGCGGGCTGTACCAGTTCGACGTCGGCACCTGGCAGTCCCTCGGCGGCAGCGGACGGCCGCAGGAGGCCAGCGCCGAGGAACAGACCCTGCGCGCCAAGAAGCTCTACGTGCGCCGGGGGGCGAGCCCGTGGCCCGTGTGCGGCCGTAAACTTCACGGGTGAGCTCCAGCCCCAGCACAGACGAGTCCGGCGCCCTGCTCGGCCCCGCCGACATCCGCGAACTGGCCGCCGCCCTCGGGGTGCGCCCCACCAAGCAGCGCGGTCAGAACTTCGTGATCGACGCCAACACGGTCCGGCGCATCGTCCGCACCGCCGAGGTGCGCCCCGACGACGTGGTCGTCGAGGTCGGCCCCGGCCTGGGGTCGCTGACGCTCGCCCTGCTGGAGGCCGCCGACCGGGTCACCGCCGTCGAGATCGACGACGTCCTGGCCGCGGCCCTGCCGTCGACCATCGCCGCCCGGCTCCCCGACCGTGCCGACCGCTTCGCACTCGTGCACAGCGACGCCATGCGCGTCACCGAACTGCCCGGCCCGCCGCCCACCGCGCTGGTCGCCAACCTCCCCTACAACGTCGCCGTCCCCGTCCTGCTGCACATGCTGGAGCGTTTCCCCAGCATCGAGCGCACCCTCGTCATGGTCCAGGCCGAGGTCGCCGACCGGCTCGCCGCCCCGCCCGGCTCCAAGGTGTACGGCGTCCCCTCGGTCAAGGCCGCCTGGTACGCCCACGTCAAGCGGGCCGGCGCCATCGGCCGCAACGTCTTCTGGCCCGCCCCGAACGTCGACTCCGGCCTCGTTTCCCTCGTCCGCCGCGCCGAGCCCATCGCCACCACGGCGACCAGGGAAGAGGTCTTCGCGGTCGTCGACGCGGCCTTCGCCCAGCGGCGCAAGACGCTGCGCGCGGCGCTCGCCGGGTGGGCCGGGTCCGCGGCGGCGGCGGAGGCGGCGCTCGTCGCCGCCGGGGTCTCGCCGCAGGCGCGCGGCGAGTCGCTGACGGTGGACGAGTTCGTGGCCATCGCCGAGCACAAGGCGGGCTGAGCGGGGGCGGGCGGAGCCCGCTGCCCGAGCGCTCCGGGGGAACGCAGTACGGGCCGGGCCCGCTGCCCGGCCGCCTCCGCTCCATATGATCCGCCTCTACCGCCGTTCCCGACCCGAGGAGCCGTCCTCCGTGACCGCGCAGTCCGTCACCGTCCGTGTCCCCGCCAAGGTCAACGTCCAGCTGGCCGTCGCCGGCCCGCGCGCCGACGGCTTCCACAACCTCGCCAACGTCTTCCTCGCCGTCTCGTTGTACGACCGCGTCACCGCGACACCGGCCGACGAACTGCGGGTGACGTGCTCCGGCCCCGACGCCGGCCAGGTCCCCCTCGACACCTCCAACCTCGCCGCCCGCGCGGCCCTCGCCCTCGCCGAGCGCCACGGACGCGAGGCGCGCGTCCACCTGCACATCGACAAGGACATCCCCGTCGCCGGAGGGATGGCGGGCGGCAGCGCGGACGGCGCGGGCGCGCTGCTCGCCTGTGACGCCTTGTGGGGGACGGGGGCGTCGCGGGACGAACTCCTGGACATCTGCGCGGAGTTGGGCAGCGACGTGCCGTTCAGCCTGCTCGGCGGGGTCGCGCTCGGCGTCGGCCGCGGCGAGCGGCTGACGCCGCTGGAGGCGGGCGGGACGTTCCACTGGGTCTTCGCCGTCGCGGACGGCGGGCTGTCCACGCCGGCCGTGTACGCGGAGTGCGACCGGCTGCGCGCCGCGGCGGGGACGGATCCCGGGCCCGAGCAGCCTGCGGCTTCCGCCGCGCTGCTCGACGCTCTGCGGTCGGGGGATGCGGGTGCGCTGGCCGCCGCCGTCTCCAACGACCTGCAGGACGCGGCTGTTTCGCTGCGGCCGTCGCTCGCGGAGGCTCTTTCGGCCGGGGCGGCGGCCGGGGCGCTCGCGGCGATGGTGTCCGGGTCGGGGCCGACGACCGCTTTCCTCACGAAGAACGCGGAGGAGGCGGAGACGGTCGCCGCGGCGTTGCGGGCGTCGGGCACGTGCCGGGCGGTGCGGGTGGCGTCGGGGCCGGTGGCGGGAGCCACCGTGGTGGGGTGAGCCCCGGCCCCTCCCTTTCACCGTTTCTGCGGGGGCGAGCCCCCGCACCCCCGAAGCGCGCTGCGCGCGCTGTCCTCAAGCGCCGGACGGGCTGATTTCAGCCCGTCCGGCGCTTGAGGACAAAGGGGGTCTGGGGCGCGGCCCCAGGAAACGGCGAAGGGGAGGGACTGGGGAAAACCCCACCCCTCACCCACCCGCTGCTCCCATGGGCCGAGCCCGCCCCGAAACCTACCGTTGCGGGAATGACCGGCAAGCTCGCCCTCCGCTCCCTCCGCCACAGAACCCCCGCCTTCCTCGCCACCTTCCTGGCCCTCCTCATCGGCGCCACGATCGTGATGGCCTGCGGCGGCCTGATGGAGACGGGCATCCGCAACAACGTTCCGCCGCAGCGCCTGGCCGGGGCGCGGATCCTGGTCACGGGTGACCGGGTCCACCACCAGCCGGGGGAGAAGAAGCAGCGGGTGCTCGCGGAGCGCGTGGAGCTGCCGGCCGGGCTCACCGGCAAGGTCGAAGCCGTGCCGGGGGTCCGGGCGGCTGTCGGGGAGCGGACGTTCGACGTCGCGCTGCCGGACGGGGGCGGGACGGCGGAGGCGCACGGGTGGGAGTCCGCGGCCCTCACTCCGTACGCCCTCGCGGAGGGTGCCGCGCCCCGCCGCGGTGAGGTCGTCCTCGACGCGGCCCTCGCCCGGCGCGCCCGGGCCGGGGCGGGCGACCGCGTCCGTGTCGTGGCGCATGGCGGCGCGGCCGAGTACCGGGTGAGCGGCGTGGCCCGGCCGGCCGCCGGGCGGGACGTGCCGCGGCGGACGCTGTTCTTCTCGGCGCCGGACGCCGACCGGCTGTCCGCGCACCCGGGCACGGTCGCCGACATCGCGGTGGTCACCGAGTCCGGCGCGGACGCCGGCGCCGTCCGCAAGGGGGTCAAGGCGGCGTTGGACGGGCAGCCGGTCACCCTGCTGACCGGTGACGACCGGGGTGCGGTCGAGCACCCCGAGGTGCTCACGGGCGGCGAGGATCTGGTCGCGATCTCCGGGGTGTTCGGCGGACTGGGCATCACCGTGGCGATGTTCGTCGTGGCCGGCACGGTCGGGCTGTCCGCCCGGCAGCGGTTCCGCGAGCTGGCCCTGCTGCGGGCCGTCGGCGCCACGACGGGCCAGATCCGCCGGCTGCTGCTCGGCGAGACGCTGCTGATCGCCGTGTTCGCCGGGGCGGCCGCGTGGCCGGCGGGTCCCGCGCTGGGCCGGTGGCTGTTCGGGCGGATGACCGACACGGGCATGGTGGCGGAGACCGTCGAGTTCAGCCAGGGCTGGATCCCGGCCCTGCCCGCGTACGGCTCCCTCCTGCTGACGTCCGTCGTCGGCACGCTCGTCGGCACCCTGCGGGCCGTGCGCGCCAAGCCGGTCGAGGCGCTGGGCGAGGCCGCCGCGCCGCAGCGGTGGTTCCACCCCGTGCGGCTGGGGCTGGGGCTGCTGTTCCTGGCCGGCGCCACCGCCCTCGCGCTGGTCACCGCGCTTGTCCTGCGCGGCCCGGTGGCGGCGAGCACGGCCGGCCCGACGGTGATGTGCTGCGTCATCGGCCTGGCGCTGCTGGGGCCGTGGTTCGTGAAGCTCGTGAGCGTCCTGCTGCACTGGCCCGTGCGCCTGCTGACCGGCGCGTCCGGCCGGCTGGCCGCCCTCAACTGCCGGGCGAGCGCGCTCCGTACGGCCGCCGTCGCCACCCCGGTGATGCTGGCGACGGCGATCACCACCGGCATGCTCTACCTCCAGACCAGCGTGGCGGCCGCCACCGACCGGGAGTTCACCGGGAACCTGCGGGCCGACGCGGTGCTCACCTCGGCGGCCGGCGGCATCGACCCCGCGCTGGTGGCCACCGTGCGCGGGCTGCCCGGCGTCGCCGCCGCGAGCGCGTCCGTCACCAGCACGGTGTTCACCGAACGCCCGCACGACGGCGGGGAGAACAAGCGCGGCACGACCCTCCAGGGCGTGGACGCCGAGGGGGCCGGGCAGGTTCTCGCGATCCGGCCGACCGCCGGCCGGCTGGCCGACTTGAAGGGGAACGCCGTCGCGCTCCCCGAGGCCGCCGCCCGCCGTATGCACCGAGGGGTCGGCGACACCATCGGGCTGCGGATGGGCGACGGCGCCTCGGTGGACGTCCGGATCGTGGCCCTCTTCCCGGCCCGCGAGGGCTTCGAGACGGCCCTCGCCAGCACCACGCTGCTCGCCCCGCACACCACCACCGGGCTGCCGGCGCAGATCCTGGTCAAGGCCGCCCCCGGCGTCCCCGCCGAGCGGCTCACCGACGAGCTGGGCCGGCTGGTGGCCCGGCACCCCGGGCTCAAGGTCAGCGACCGGGACGAGGTGACGGCCCGGCGCGCGGAGAACACCCGCACCCAGATGTGGGCGAACTACCTCATCGTGGGCATGCTCGTGGCCTACACCACCCTCGCCGTCGTCAACTCGACGGTCGTCGCGGTCGGCGCCCGCCGCCGGGAGTTCGCCCTCCAGCGGCTCACCGGAGCCACCAAGGGCCAGGTGCTGCGGATGATGGCCGTCGAGAGCCTGTACGTCGCCGCGGTCGGGCTGATCCTCGGCACCCTCGCGGCGGCCACCACGCTCGTCCCGTTCAGCCTGTCCGTCTCCGACACCTGGCAGCCGTCCGGGCCCGCCTCGATCTACCTGGCGGTGGTGGCCGCCGCCGGGGCCGTCACGCTCGTCTCGACGCTCCTCCCCACCTGGGCCGCGCTGCGTGCCCGGCCCGTGGAGGCGGCGAAGGCGTGACGGGGAAGACTCCCCGGCCGGGGTCCCCCGCGGGCGTGGGATCCTGAAGGGAGGACCACAGGGCTCCTGAAGGGGAGACCGCGGAGCGAGGAGCGGAATGGCAGCCAACCTGGTCAATCTGGAAGCCGTCGACAAGGTGTACGGCACCCGTGCGCTGCTCGACGGCGTCTCCCTCGGCGTCAACGAGGGCGACCGGATCGGCGTGGTCGGCCGCAACGGCGACGGCAAGACCACCCTGATCCGCATCCTCGCCAAGCTGGAGGACGCCGACAAGGGCCGCGTCACCCACGCGGGCCACGTGCGCCTCGGCGTCCTCACCCAGCACGACTCCCTCGACCCCGAGGCCACCGTCCGGCACGAGGTCATCGGCGACCTCGCCGACCACGAGTGGGCGGGCAACGCCAAGATCCGCGACGTGCTCACCGGCCTCTTCGGCGGCCTCGACCTGCCCGGCTTCCCGCAGGGCCTGGACACCGTCATCGGCCCGCTCTCCGGTGGCGAGCGGCGCCGCATCGCGCTCGCCAAGCTGCTGATCGCCGACCAGGACCTCATCGTCCTCGACGAGCCCACCAACCACCTGGACGTCGAGGGCATCTCCTGGCTCGCGAGCCATCTGCGGGCGCGCCGCTCGGCGCTCGTCTGCGTCACGCACGACCGCTGGTTCCTCGACCAGGTGTGCACCCGCATGTGGGACGTCCAGCGCGGCACCGTCCACGAGTACGAGGGTGGCTACAGCGACTACGTCTTCGCCCGCGCCGAGCGCGAGCGGATCGCCGCCACCGAGGAGGCCAAGCGGCAGAACCTGATGCGCAAGGAGCTCGCCTGGCTGCGCCGCGGCGCCCCGGCCCGCACCAGCAAGCCGCGCTTCCGCATCGAGGCCGCCAACGAGCTGATCGCCGACGTCCCGCCGCCGCGCGACACCACCGAGCTGATGAAGTTCGCGAGCTCCCGGCTGGGCAAGACCGTCTTCGACCTGGAGAACGTGACCGTCCAGGCCGGCCCCAAGGTCCTCATCGAGCACCTGACCTGGCAGCTCGGCCCCGGCGACCGCATCGGCCTCGTCGGCGTCAACGGCGCCGGCAAGACCTCGCTGCTGCGCACCCTCGCCGAGGCCGCCCGGACGGAGGGCGAGAAGCAGCCCGCGGCCGGCAAGGTCGTGGTCGGCAAGACGGTCAAGCTCGCCTATCTGTCGCAGGAGGTCGCCGAACTCAACCCGGCGCTGCGGGTGCTGGAGGCCGTCCAGCAGGTGCGCGACCGCGTCGACCTCGGCAAGGGCCGGGAGATGACCGCGGGGCAGCTGTGCGAGAAGTTCGGCTTCACCAAGGAGAAGCAGTGGACGCCCGTCGGCGACCTCTCCGGCGGTGAGCGCCGCCGCCTCCAGCTGCTGCGGCTGCTGATGGACGAGCCCAACGTCCTCTTCCTCGACGAGCCCACCAACGACCTCGACATCGAGACCCTGACCCAGCTGGAGGACCTGCTCGACGGCTGGCCCGGGTCGATGGTCGTCATCAGCCACGACCGGTACTTCGTCGAGCGCACCACCGACCGGGTGTTCGCGCTGCTCGGCGACCGCTTCCTGCGGATGCTGCCGCGCGGCCTCGACGAGTACCTGGAGCGGCGGCAGGCCGTCCTCGACGCGGCGGCGCCCGCCGCCCCCGCGGCCGCCGCGGCCCCGGTCAAGCAGAAGAGCGCGGGCGACGCCCGGGCCGCCAAGAAGGAGCTCCAGAAGATCGAGCGCCGGCTCGACAAGGTGAGCGAACTGGAGGCGAAGCTGCACGAGCGCATCGCCGAACAGGCCACCGACTTCGAGGCGGTGGCCAAGCTCGACGCCGAGCTGCGCGAACTCGCCGCGGAGCGCGAGGAGCTGGAGATGCGCTGGCTGGAACTGGCCGACGACGTGTGACGGGTGGGACGGATGGTGGGACGGGTGGCAGGGTGTGCGTGAGGCGGCGCCCGCCCTCCGTCGACGCCACACACGTCCCCCATCGAAGCCACAACGGTCTCGTCACAGCCCGGTATCGGTGGCTCCGCACCTCAGGCGGCCCTCCCTGCCCCGGCGGCGCAGAGTGATACAAAGAACCCCCGCTCGCCTGCCGCTCACTGGCGGGATCCGCACCCGATGCGCTCCTTCCCGATGGCCGCCCGCCACCGGGATCGCGGGGGAGGCCGGTCGGGCCGCGGCTTCCCGCGCGTAAAGAGGAAAGCCGATGTCACAGCCGCCCAAGCCGCCTCAGCCACCGCAGGGGGTGCCCCCGGAGCAGCCGG is a window from the Streptomyces mobaraensis genome containing:
- a CDS encoding ABC-F family ATP-binding cassette domain-containing protein translates to MAANLVNLEAVDKVYGTRALLDGVSLGVNEGDRIGVVGRNGDGKTTLIRILAKLEDADKGRVTHAGHVRLGVLTQHDSLDPEATVRHEVIGDLADHEWAGNAKIRDVLTGLFGGLDLPGFPQGLDTVIGPLSGGERRRIALAKLLIADQDLIVLDEPTNHLDVEGISWLASHLRARRSALVCVTHDRWFLDQVCTRMWDVQRGTVHEYEGGYSDYVFARAERERIAATEEAKRQNLMRKELAWLRRGAPARTSKPRFRIEAANELIADVPPPRDTTELMKFASSRLGKTVFDLENVTVQAGPKVLIEHLTWQLGPGDRIGLVGVNGAGKTSLLRTLAEAARTEGEKQPAAGKVVVGKTVKLAYLSQEVAELNPALRVLEAVQQVRDRVDLGKGREMTAGQLCEKFGFTKEKQWTPVGDLSGGERRRLQLLRLLMDEPNVLFLDEPTNDLDIETLTQLEDLLDGWPGSMVVISHDRYFVERTTDRVFALLGDRFLRMLPRGLDEYLERRQAVLDAAAPAAPAAAAAPVKQKSAGDARAAKKELQKIERRLDKVSELEAKLHERIAEQATDFEAVAKLDAELRELAAEREELEMRWLELADDV
- a CDS encoding resuscitation-promoting factor, with the translated sequence MSHPQGSPHAARRGAAEPPPYGPYAPHGDYGQPDPYGPHGGLGGHGLGSRPGQGQGQGGSGTYAGYEAYVPRQTSAPPGTAAPPPSATVLTGVVHPSYDGHPYEGYAPAVAVPSAEDEPEDTFRSGPFSALDDEPDGEPPDDLHGETPPPGRASARRAGRRKRAARAAPRQGGDPLRRLLPQALVVAFLAGGTSAFVAGDKAVQLSVDGTPRTLHTFADDVEELLADEGMAVGEHDIVAPGRHHDLASGDRVIVRYGRPVTLTLDGERRQVWTTARTVDGALRQLGVRAEGAYLSASRSAPIGRHGLNLDVRTERTLTFMADGRTRTIRTNAATVREAIAQAGITLDGEDTASVDPDSFPRDGQTVSIMRITGGREVREVPIDFTTERHDDPHLAKGTEVVAQRGEKGVERITYALRTVNGVRQKPRKISSEIVRKPRTQIIKVGTKKLPSTVQGAEGLNWHGLAQCEAGGRPDAVDPSGTYGGLYQFDVGTWQSLGGSGRPQEASAEEQTLRAKKLYVRRGASPWPVCGRKLHG
- the rsmA gene encoding 16S rRNA (adenine(1518)-N(6)/adenine(1519)-N(6))-dimethyltransferase RsmA, giving the protein MSSSPSTDESGALLGPADIRELAAALGVRPTKQRGQNFVIDANTVRRIVRTAEVRPDDVVVEVGPGLGSLTLALLEAADRVTAVEIDDVLAAALPSTIAARLPDRADRFALVHSDAMRVTELPGPPPTALVANLPYNVAVPVLLHMLERFPSIERTLVMVQAEVADRLAAPPGSKVYGVPSVKAAWYAHVKRAGAIGRNVFWPAPNVDSGLVSLVRRAEPIATTATREEVFAVVDAAFAQRRKTLRAALAGWAGSAAAAEAALVAAGVSPQARGESLTVDEFVAIAEHKAG
- a CDS encoding TatD family hydrolase — translated: MAANASNSGTADGGRKKNDEKDVPPPPPAPLNVPVADSHTHLDMQGGTVAGALAKAAAVGVTTVIQVGCDLAGSRWAAETAAAHDAVWATVALHPNEAPRIVLGDPDGWSRQGAREPGGDAALDAALDEIDALAALDHVRGVGETGLDFFRTGPEGVAAQERSFRRHIAIAKRHGKALVIHDRDAHDDVLRVLAEEGAPETVVFHCFSGDAAMAKVCAEAGYYLSFAGNVTFKNAQPLRDALAAAPLDRILVETDAPFLTPVPYRGRPNAPYLIPVTLRAMAAVKGVDEDALATAVAANTARAFQY
- a CDS encoding 4-(cytidine 5'-diphospho)-2-C-methyl-D-erythritol kinase; its protein translation is MIRLYRRSRPEEPSSVTAQSVTVRVPAKVNVQLAVAGPRADGFHNLANVFLAVSLYDRVTATPADELRVTCSGPDAGQVPLDTSNLAARAALALAERHGREARVHLHIDKDIPVAGGMAGGSADGAGALLACDALWGTGASRDELLDICAELGSDVPFSLLGGVALGVGRGERLTPLEAGGTFHWVFAVADGGLSTPAVYAECDRLRAAAGTDPGPEQPAASAALLDALRSGDAGALAAAVSNDLQDAAVSLRPSLAEALSAGAAAGALAAMVSGSGPTTAFLTKNAEEAETVAAALRASGTCRAVRVASGPVAGATVVG
- a CDS encoding FtsX-like permease family protein — encoded protein: MTGKLALRSLRHRTPAFLATFLALLIGATIVMACGGLMETGIRNNVPPQRLAGARILVTGDRVHHQPGEKKQRVLAERVELPAGLTGKVEAVPGVRAAVGERTFDVALPDGGGTAEAHGWESAALTPYALAEGAAPRRGEVVLDAALARRARAGAGDRVRVVAHGGAAEYRVSGVARPAAGRDVPRRTLFFSAPDADRLSAHPGTVADIAVVTESGADAGAVRKGVKAALDGQPVTLLTGDDRGAVEHPEVLTGGEDLVAISGVFGGLGITVAMFVVAGTVGLSARQRFRELALLRAVGATTGQIRRLLLGETLLIAVFAGAAAWPAGPALGRWLFGRMTDTGMVAETVEFSQGWIPALPAYGSLLLTSVVGTLVGTLRAVRAKPVEALGEAAAPQRWFHPVRLGLGLLFLAGATALALVTALVLRGPVAASTAGPTVMCCVIGLALLGPWFVKLVSVLLHWPVRLLTGASGRLAALNCRASALRTAAVATPVMLATAITTGMLYLQTSVAAATDREFTGNLRADAVLTSAAGGIDPALVATVRGLPGVAAASASVTSTVFTERPHDGGENKRGTTLQGVDAEGAGQVLAIRPTAGRLADLKGNAVALPEAAARRMHRGVGDTIGLRMGDGASVDVRIVALFPAREGFETALASTTLLAPHTTTGLPAQILVKAAPGVPAERLTDELGRLVARHPGLKVSDRDEVTARRAENTRTQMWANYLIVGMLVAYTTLAVVNSTVVAVGARRREFALQRLTGATKGQVLRMMAVESLYVAAVGLILGTLAAATTLVPFSLSVSDTWQPSGPASIYLAVVAAAGAVTLVSTLLPTWAALRARPVEAAKA